One Oncorhynchus keta strain PuntledgeMale-10-30-2019 chromosome 23, Oket_V2, whole genome shotgun sequence DNA segment encodes these proteins:
- the ccl25a gene encoding C-C motif chemokine 25, with the protein MRFNVVFILILACLCVTLAQGSYEDCCLKYVRRVKKTALRMVTSYRRQETDGGCNIHAIVFTMKRGRLFCADPREKWVNELMLKVETKKSKKHMKGLKKRGG; encoded by the exons ATGCGGTTCAACGTAGTGTTCATTCTAATCCTAGCCTGTCTATGCGTCACGCTGGCCCAAG GTTCCTATGAAGACTGCTGTCTGAAGTACGTGCGGAGGGTGAAGAAGACCGCTTTGAGGATGGTGACGAGTTACAGGAGGCAGGAGACGGACGGGGGCTGCAACATCCACGCTATAGT GTTCACCATGAAGAGAGGCAGGTTGTTCTGTGCTGACCCCAGAGAGAAGTGGGTGAATGAACTGATGCTGAAGGTCGAAACCAAGAAGAGTAAAAAG CACATGAAGGGCCTAAAGAAGCGAGGAGGCTAG
- the admp gene encoding anti-dorsalizing morphogenic protein, which translates to MLQGPTTRTMYHYFISEMLPVAMIIAIATLVSMATARSSLNYLESHFSMENESEEVRSAAIKRLLEVFGMEDAPLLRGDKQPPQYMVDLYNTVADVDGVTKDPYILEGNTVRSFFDKLHSEQIEFLFNLSMVASSEKVLTAELHLFKLRPQVSATFNRYHFCQVSVYQLLDSSKMNITQGKKLLSSRLIPVPSTGWEVFTITQAVRSWMAVEGNNLGLLVTVQTLGGSQMDEKVVRFSSGRNHHKSKQPMLVLFTDDGRRAAALDNTVKDPNETPAVPGLSNLPNTPGFHRSARSLDYDEDVEKMTCQRLPLYVDFEEIGWSGWIVSPRGYNAYHCKGSCPFPLGQNMRPTNHATVQSIINALKLTKGIETPCCAPDKLFSINLLYFDDDENVVLKQYDDMVAGSCGCH; encoded by the exons ATGCTCCAAGGACCCACAACAAGAACCATGTACCATTACTTTATCTCTGAGATGTTACCTGTTGCTATGATCATTGCCATTGCCACGTTAGTGAGCATGGCTACTGCAAGATCATCACTAAATTATTTGGAAAGCCACTTTTCCATGGAGAACGAGTCTGAAGAAGTGCGTTCTGCAGCTATCAAGAGGCTGCTGGAGGTGTTTGGGATGGAGGATGCTCCTCTCCTCCGGGGCGACAAGCAGCCGCCTCAGTACATGGTCGACCTGTACAACACTGTCGCAGATGTGGACGGAGTTACCAAGGACCCCTACATTCTGGAGGGGAATACAGTACGCAGCTTCTTCGACAAAC TGCACAGTGAACAAATTGAGTTCCTGTTCAACTTGTCCATGGTGGCCAGTAGTGAGAAGGTTCTAACCGCGGAACTCCATCTCTTCAAGCTGCGCCCTCAGGTTTCTGCAACATTCAATAGATACCACTTCTGTCAG GTCAGTGTCTACCAGCTTCTGGATAGCAGCAAAATGAACATTACTCAGGGGAAGAAGCTGCTGTCTTCCAGACTGATCCCTGTCCCCTCCACAGGCTGGGAAGTGTTCACCATTACACAAGCT GTGCGTTCCTGGATGGCTGTTGAGGGCAATAACCTGGGTCTTCTGGTCACAGTGCAGACCCTGGGAGGAAGCCAGATGGATGAGAAGGTGGTGCGTTTTTCTTCAGGCCGTAACCACCATAAAAGCAAGCAGCCCATGCTAGTGCTGTTCACTGACGATGGCCGCCGTGCAGCCGCTCTGGATAATACAGTCAAAG ATCCCAATGAGACCCCAGCTGTCCCTGGCCTGTCCAACCTCCCCAACACCCCAGGCTTCCACCGTAGCGCCCGCTCCCTGGACTATGACGAGGACGTAGAGAAGATGACGTGCCAGCGCCTGCCACTCTACGTGGACTTCGAGGAGATCGGCTGGTCCGGGTGGATCGTGTCGCCTCGGGGTTACAATGCCTACCACTGTAAGGGCTCCTGCCCCTTCCCCCTGGGCCAGAACATGAGACCCACTAACCACGCCACCGTCCAGTCTATCATCAACGCTCTGAAGCTGACTAAAGGCATTGAAACGCCGTGCTGCGCGCCAGACAAGCTCTTCTCCATCAACCTGCTGTATTTTGATGATGACGAGAATGTGGTGCTGAAGCAGTATGATGACATGGTGGCAGGAAGCTGCGGCTGCCATTGA